One window of the Populus nigra chromosome 4, ddPopNigr1.1, whole genome shotgun sequence genome contains the following:
- the LOC133691996 gene encoding squamosa promoter-binding-like protein 7, with protein sequence MENGGNNGQENDHANLAWDIWELNTSRFDLVDSNNTTAAAGITTNTTTASVVENGSSTHPEANSAHGFLFPNRNSWLYHHNNSHSYQQLSLYAGDGSILHPDPHLMCLKLGKRHYFEDSTSNNNINPISDRHVVGGFSVGKRGKPYYTVSGGANDEPSSSSSVNVPRCQVEGCHVALVNAKGYHRRHKVCEMHSKAAKVIVLGLEQRFCQQCSRFHVVSEFDDAKRSCRRRLAGHNERRRKGSLDSVSRNASHDKLIAGRFPYIASPTGCALSLLSSKADSWVSPSDLSSRSSAALRELIAEHRAAILARQLILEKHSHNHAMGESQPSSNFFITHQQQMLPEPHNWGRFNGTNMHVTLDLMQAPSSAFGFLSARGKNKEEGGECSQLWSTLEGAHAV encoded by the exons atggaaaaTGGCGGGAACAATGGTCAAGAAAATGATCATGCAAATCTTGCTTGGGACATATGGGAGCTTAATACTTCCAGATTTGACTTGGTTGACAGTAATAACACTACTGCTGCTGCTGGAATTACTACTAACACCACCACCGCTAGTGTGGTGGAGAACGGCAGCTCCACCCACCCAGAAGCCAATTCTGCACATGGATTCTTGTTTCCGAACCGAAACAGTTGGCTTTACCACCACAACAACAGTCACAGCTATCAGCAGCTCTCTCTCTATGCTGGAGACGGGTCCATCTTGCACCCGGACCCGCATCTAATGTGCTTAAAGCTAGGGAAGCGACACTACTTTGAAGACAGTACTAGTAATAACAATATCAACCCAATAAGTGATCGACACGTTGTTGGTGGGTTCTCTGTAGGCAAGAGAGGCAAACCCTACTACACCGTCAGTGGTGGTGCTAACGACGAACCCTCCTCTTCCTCGTCGGTGAATGTGCCGAGGTGTCAGGTGGAGGGGTGCCATGTGGCTTTGGTAAATGCTAAGGGTTATCACAGGAGGCACAAAGTATGTGAAATGCACTCAAAGGCTGCTAAAGTAATTGTTCTAGGTTTGGAGCAGCGTTTCTGTCAGCAGTGTAGCAG GTTTCATGTAGTTTCAGAATTTGATGACGCAAAGAGGAGTTGCAGGAGGAGATTGGCAGGGCacaatgaaagaagaagaaagggctCTCTAGATTCTGTTTCAAGGAATGCTTCTCATG ACAAGTTGATAGCTGGGAGATTTCCATACATAGCGTCACCGACAGGATGTGCTCTCTCTCTTCTGTCATCCAAGGCTGATTCTTGGGTTTCTCCATCTGATCTCTCCTCAAGATCAAGTGCTGCGCTACGCGAATTGATCGCAGAACACCGCGCAGCCATCCTAGCTAGGCAGCTTATCCTTGAAAAACACTCGCACAACCATGCAATGGGTGAGTCCCAACCGAGCTCCAATTTTTTCATAACCCATCAGCAACAAATGTTGCCCGAGCCGCACAATTGGGGCCGGTTCAACGGCACCAACATGCATGTGACTTTGGACCTCATGCAGGCTCCAAGCTCAGCATTCGGCTTCTTGTCCGCAAGAGGGAAGAATAAAGAAGAGGGAGGAGAGTGTTCCCAGTTATGGAGCACATTGGAAGGAGCCCATGCAGTTTAA